A genomic stretch from Xiphophorus maculatus strain JP 163 A chromosome 14, X_maculatus-5.0-male, whole genome shotgun sequence includes:
- the LOC106700224 gene encoding tripartite motif-containing protein 16-like has protein sequence MLLGAERALGVSSGLGIPLRHFEDVTAAVSELRDKLQKILRDTWTNISTRLTEAESSLTEPEPKTRAEFLKYSQEISLDPNTANRFLLLSEGNRKVTRVEEQQFYPDHPERFTGCCQILSTKNLTGRCYWEVEWSGGGIEVVVSNKNIGRARRSNECEFGFNDKSWSLNCTTDSYTFYHNLINTPVPGPVSSRIGVYLDHRAGILSFYSVSETMTLLHRVQTRFTQPLHAGVGLFSLFSYYGEATAEFVNLK, from the exons ATGTTGCTTGGTGCTGAACGGGCCCTCGGAGTGAGCAGCGGTTTGGGGAT tcctctgagacactttgaggacgtgacagcagctgtgtcagagctcagagacaaACTACAGAAAATCCTGAGAGACACATGGACAAACATCTCAACAAGACTCACTGAGGCTGAGAGTTCActgacagaaccagaaccaaagaccCGAGCTGAATTCCTAAAATATTCACAAGAAATCTCCTTGGATCCAAATACAGCAAACAGATTTCTGTTACTGTCTGAGGGGAACAGAAAAGTAACTAGGGTAGAAGAGCAACAGTTTTATCCTGATCATCCAGAAAGATTCACTGGTTGTTGTCAAATCCTGAGTACAAAGAATCTGACTGGacgttgttactgggaggtggagtggaGCGGAGGAGGAATTGAAGTCgtagtttcaaataaaaacattggcAGAGCAAGGAGATCAAATGAATGTGAGTTTGGATTCAATGACAAATCTTGGTCATTAAATTGTACCACAGACAGTTACACTTTTTATCATAACCTTATTAATACTCCAGTAccaggtccagtttcctccagaataggagtgtacctggatcacagagcaggtattctctctttctacagcgtctctgaaaccatgactctcctccacagagtccagaccagatTCACTCAGCCTCTACATGCTGGAGTTGGTCTTTTCTccttattttcatattatgGTGAAGCGACTGCTGAGTTTGTTAACTTGAAATAG